One Mycobacterium kubicae genomic window carries:
- a CDS encoding tyrosine-type recombinase/integrase, producing the protein MRVLKSDSGYVLEGDWDGQDAVNAFLNHLAGRGFSAATVRAYAFDVANLSRFLVQQAVGLAAVDAPLVFDWIDWQGVRRTDQPTGGHRSSTPPAASTVNRRVAAVRALFEYLVMTGVCTDNPVPSPRRGQGLRQSQRGLLGHLGPGRARSGGRLVRQPQRLPESLSTNDVDAFLATLATHRDRAMVLVMLLGGLRSAEARGLLLADVDMGRRRLRVIGKGGKERHVPVDAAFFTELAAYLRWERPPGLATPQCFVVLRGPTTGAPVSEAGLRSLFRRHRETSGATRVRPHRLRHTYGTELSAAGIDLLALRALMGHVSPETTARYVHLSIEQLAAEYGAARATLAGARQ; encoded by the coding sequence ATGCGGGTACTCAAGAGCGACAGCGGATATGTCCTGGAGGGCGACTGGGACGGGCAGGACGCGGTGAACGCGTTTCTCAACCATTTGGCGGGACGGGGGTTCAGCGCGGCCACGGTGCGGGCCTACGCATTCGACGTCGCCAATTTGAGCCGGTTCCTCGTCCAGCAAGCGGTCGGGCTCGCCGCGGTCGATGCGCCGTTGGTGTTCGACTGGATCGACTGGCAAGGCGTCCGCCGAACGGACCAGCCCACCGGCGGTCACCGCTCGTCGACCCCGCCGGCAGCTTCGACGGTGAACCGCCGGGTCGCGGCAGTGCGCGCGTTATTCGAGTATCTGGTGATGACCGGTGTCTGCACCGACAATCCGGTGCCGTCGCCGCGGCGGGGACAGGGGCTGCGCCAGTCGCAGCGGGGGTTGCTCGGTCATCTGGGTCCCGGGCGTGCACGCAGTGGCGGTAGGTTGGTGCGTCAGCCGCAGCGTCTTCCGGAATCGTTGTCCACCAACGATGTCGACGCGTTCCTGGCGACACTGGCAACGCACCGGGACCGGGCGATGGTGCTGGTGATGCTACTCGGAGGGCTGCGTTCGGCCGAGGCGCGTGGCCTGCTGCTCGCCGACGTCGATATGGGCCGGCGCCGGCTTCGGGTGATCGGCAAGGGCGGCAAGGAACGTCATGTCCCGGTCGATGCGGCGTTCTTCACCGAGCTCGCCGCCTACCTGCGATGGGAGCGGCCGCCGGGGTTGGCGACGCCGCAGTGCTTCGTAGTGCTGCGCGGCCCGACGACCGGTGCACCGGTCAGCGAGGCCGGGCTGCGCAGCCTGTTCCGTCGGCACCGGGAGACCTCTGGCGCCACAAGAGTCCGCCCGCACCGTTTACGGCATACCTACGGCACCGAATTGTCGGCGGCCGGAATCGATCTGCTGGCGTTGCGGGCGTTGATGGGGCATGTCTCGCCGGAGACCACGGCCCGCTACGTGCATTTGTCGATCGAGCAGCTCGCCGCCGAATACGGTGCTGCTCGTGCGACGTTGGCCGGAGCCCGGCAGTGA
- a CDS encoding DMT family transporter produces MEIIERADYRWHLGGALGALCVSASAVLLGLASTTPATATAARCLFALPVVGALAWLERRRHGALSVRGYLAGVGCGVLFAGDMLWWTQSIREVGAGLSTVLVNTQIALVPLLAWLVDRERVGPRFLWCLPVILAGVVLAGGVFQRGAGGSNPAWGTVHAIAAALCYSGFLFLLRRGGQAGQPMQTYGIVLVSAAVVAIATGPWWHGVDFTPAWSSIGWLVLVTVTGQLLGWLLVAFCSPRLPSDVSSALLLLTPVGAVVLGALVLRERPTPLQLTGCAVVLVASYVATTRPRDP; encoded by the coding sequence ATGGAGATCATCGAACGTGCCGACTATCGATGGCACCTCGGCGGGGCCCTCGGCGCCCTATGTGTTTCGGCATCGGCTGTGCTGCTAGGTCTGGCCAGTACCACACCGGCGACTGCCACCGCCGCTCGATGCCTGTTCGCGTTGCCAGTGGTGGGCGCGCTGGCTTGGCTGGAGCGACGGCGCCACGGCGCCCTCAGCGTGCGTGGCTATCTGGCGGGTGTGGGCTGCGGCGTGTTGTTCGCTGGCGACATGCTCTGGTGGACGCAATCGATACGAGAGGTGGGTGCGGGCCTGTCGACAGTATTGGTGAACACCCAGATCGCGCTTGTGCCGCTGCTGGCCTGGCTCGTCGACAGGGAACGTGTCGGACCGCGATTCTTGTGGTGTCTGCCTGTCATCCTGGCGGGCGTGGTGTTGGCGGGCGGTGTCTTCCAGCGTGGCGCCGGAGGAAGCAACCCTGCTTGGGGCACCGTGCACGCAATCGCTGCGGCACTGTGTTACTCGGGCTTTCTATTCTTGCTGCGCCGTGGCGGACAGGCGGGTCAACCGATGCAGACCTATGGAATCGTCCTGGTTTCGGCGGCAGTCGTTGCGATCGCCACGGGCCCGTGGTGGCATGGCGTCGACTTCACGCCAGCGTGGTCGTCGATCGGATGGCTGGTCCTCGTCACAGTGACCGGACAACTGCTGGGCTGGCTGCTCGTCGCGTTCTGTTCGCCGCGTCTGCCCAGCGACGTCAGTTCCGCGCTGCTCCTCTTGACCCCAGTTGGGGCCGTCGTGCTGGGTGCACTCGTGCTCAGAGAGCGGCCGACACCGCTACAGCTGACCGGCTGCGCGGTGGTGCTCGTCGCCAGTTATGTCGCGACGACGCGCCCGCGAGATCCGTGA
- a CDS encoding CGNR zinc finger domain-containing protein, with the protein MVDFVNTVAWRGDSARRIDYLVEYTDLVSWCRHAKVLTVAEARQLTTAAPAAQRALNDGKRLREALHAAWTDGNDLDEVIATMYRAAMRERRLRLADDTITWTEDELTIRTPVYRIAVSAVELLTRTPRSRVKSCDDTVCGWLFLDSSHRQNRRWCSAADCGNRERARRHYQRNRR; encoded by the coding sequence GTGGTCGACTTCGTCAACACCGTTGCCTGGCGCGGGGATTCGGCACGTCGAATTGACTACCTGGTGGAATATACGGACCTCGTGTCGTGGTGCCGGCACGCGAAGGTGTTGACCGTTGCGGAGGCCCGGCAATTGACAACCGCAGCACCGGCGGCCCAGCGCGCGCTCAATGACGGCAAGCGACTGCGCGAAGCGCTGCATGCGGCGTGGACCGATGGAAACGACCTCGATGAGGTGATCGCGACGATGTATCGAGCGGCGATGCGCGAAAGGCGCTTGCGGCTCGCCGACGACACGATCACGTGGACCGAGGATGAGCTGACGATCCGCACGCCTGTTTACCGGATCGCGGTGTCGGCCGTTGAGTTGTTAACTCGCACACCACGATCGCGGGTGAAGAGCTGCGACGACACGGTGTGCGGTTGGCTGTTCTTGGACAGCAGCCACCGCCAGAACCGACGCTGGTGCAGCGCGGCCGATTGCGGGAACCGAGAGCGCGCTCGCAGGCACTACCAACGCAACCGCCGGTAA
- a CDS encoding SOUL family heme-binding protein translates to MHDGIEVRKYGARIVAQTTVNADQEKARNIGFRRLAGYIFGGNNIAMTAPVAQQPRGNTGEKIPMTAPVAQRGSGDGEWLIQFFMPAEKTMTSLPEPNDPAVTLVEVPPETYAVRRFSGSRDPGAIARQTTLLQRALRDNGITATATPVTWFYDPPWTIPLLRRSEIAVPIDIAG, encoded by the coding sequence TTGCACGACGGCATCGAGGTTCGCAAGTACGGCGCCCGGATTGTCGCCCAAACAACGGTCAATGCAGACCAGGAGAAGGCCCGCAACATCGGTTTCCGCCGCCTCGCCGGTTATATATTCGGGGGCAATAACATCGCAATGACAGCTCCGGTTGCTCAACAACCTCGCGGCAACACAGGCGAGAAGATCCCGATGACAGCCCCTGTCGCGCAACGTGGCAGCGGTGACGGCGAGTGGCTCATTCAATTCTTCATGCCGGCGGAGAAAACGATGACTTCGTTACCCGAACCGAATGATCCGGCTGTCACCCTCGTCGAAGTGCCGCCCGAAACATATGCGGTGCGACGTTTCTCTGGTAGCCGCGACCCTGGGGCTATCGCCCGGCAAACCACATTGTTGCAACGGGCATTGCGCGACAACGGGATCACCGCGACTGCAACGCCGGTGACCTGGTTCTACGATCCGCCGTGGACCATTCCCTTGCTGCGTCGCAGCGAGATTGCCGTGCCGATCGACATCGCCGGCTAG
- a CDS encoding GGDEF domain-containing protein, whose translation MLALYAAAGSAAAPRLYWILGAAALLAVTVALVGLWRGWQERRGLLLAWPVAALLSTILAGAADSHATRELPGTITITFAYLGLTCGRWRSLAVVPLGVAAFVVGGALHLPAQAPKITLAAAMWVLVSEVPAWLISRLERQSALLRKIAETDALTSLLDRSTLGPMLSRHASGSAVVLIDLDNFKGYNDSHGHEAGDELLVAFADALRSSTRKDDAVFRIGGDEVLLLLVAADRAEAEQVVDRLRRRWTEIGSSVGFSAGIATGEQNLMRLADEHMYAAKRSRRLLAD comes from the coding sequence ATGCTTGCCCTCTATGCGGCCGCCGGATCCGCCGCCGCGCCGAGGCTGTACTGGATCCTGGGCGCCGCAGCGCTGCTCGCGGTCACCGTCGCGCTGGTAGGCCTGTGGCGCGGTTGGCAAGAACGCCGTGGACTGCTACTCGCCTGGCCGGTGGCCGCACTGTTGAGCACGATTTTGGCCGGCGCGGCTGACTCCCATGCCACCCGCGAGCTACCGGGCACCATCACGATCACCTTCGCCTATCTCGGCCTCACCTGCGGGCGCTGGCGCTCACTTGCCGTCGTACCACTCGGGGTTGCCGCGTTCGTCGTGGGCGGTGCGCTCCACCTGCCAGCTCAGGCGCCCAAGATCACTTTGGCCGCCGCCATGTGGGTCCTGGTTTCCGAAGTTCCGGCCTGGCTCATCTCGCGACTGGAAAGACAGAGCGCGCTGCTGCGCAAGATCGCCGAAACCGACGCCCTGACCTCGCTGCTGGACCGCAGCACTCTTGGCCCCATGCTGTCGAGGCACGCCAGCGGATCGGCTGTGGTGCTGATCGACCTCGACAACTTCAAGGGTTACAACGACAGCCACGGCCACGAAGCGGGTGACGAACTCCTCGTCGCCTTCGCCGATGCATTGCGTTCGTCGACGCGCAAGGACGACGCCGTCTTCCGGATCGGCGGTGACGAGGTCCTCTTGCTGCTGGTCGCCGCTGACCGCGCCGAGGCCGAGCAAGTTGTCGATCGGCTCCGCCGCCGCTGGACCGAGATCGGGTCATCGGTCGGCTTCAGCGCCGGCATTGCAACCGGCGAGCAGAACTTGATGCGCCTCGCCGACGAGCACATGTACGCCGCAAAACGCTCGCGCCGCCTACTTGCCGACTGA
- a CDS encoding deoxyribodipyrimidine photolyase: MLHYVLTAAQENPQAAGLILRGIKGIIVAIGSVIAAIVCGVIASIKGRNPLGWGLLGLFFSILTLIVITILPSKRK, from the coding sequence ATGCTGCATTACGTTCTCACCGCCGCACAGGAAAACCCGCAAGCGGCCGGCCTCATCCTAAGAGGCATCAAGGGCATTATCGTCGCGATCGGTAGCGTCATCGCCGCCATTGTCTGCGGTGTCATTGCCAGCATCAAAGGACGTAATCCACTGGGCTGGGGCCTTCTCGGACTGTTCTTCAGCATCCTGACACTTATCGTCATCACCATCTTGCCCAGCAAGAGGAAATGA
- a CDS encoding R2-like ligand-binding oxidase — MTRTRFGSLTAGGLNWNSLPLRLFVAGNAKFWDPASIDLSRDRADWEQLSDRERHYATRLSAEFIAGEEAVTQDIQPFMAAVRAEGRLGDEMYLTQFAFEEAKHAQVFRLWLDAVGLTDDLHGYLDELPTYQQIFHEELPESLHALSVDPSPVAQVRASATYNHIIEGMLALTGYYAWHKICVQRGIFPGMQRLVQHVSDDERRHMAWGTFTCRRHVAADDACWTVFESRMNELMPLVLQLNKEVRALHGDSLPFGISGDELRQYSTAKGMRRFRTISSARHRPLGDIDIDYSPMQLENIFADEDLAAERAGYQ; from the coding sequence ATGACGCGCACACGTTTCGGCTCGCTGACCGCTGGTGGGCTCAACTGGAACAGCTTGCCGCTTCGGCTCTTCGTCGCCGGCAACGCCAAATTCTGGGATCCGGCCAGTATCGACCTCTCCCGCGACCGCGCCGACTGGGAGCAGCTGTCCGACCGCGAACGCCACTACGCCACCCGACTAAGTGCAGAATTCATAGCGGGGGAAGAAGCGGTCACCCAAGACATCCAACCCTTTATGGCCGCGGTGCGGGCCGAAGGACGCCTGGGCGACGAGATGTATCTGACGCAATTCGCGTTCGAGGAGGCCAAACACGCCCAGGTATTTCGCTTGTGGCTCGACGCCGTCGGCCTCACCGACGACCTACACGGCTACCTCGATGAGTTGCCCACCTACCAGCAGATCTTTCACGAAGAACTTCCGGAGTCACTGCACGCTCTTTCGGTGGATCCCTCACCGGTCGCGCAAGTCCGAGCGTCGGCGACCTACAACCACATCATCGAAGGCATGCTGGCGTTGACCGGCTACTACGCCTGGCACAAGATCTGCGTGCAGCGCGGCATTTTCCCCGGTATGCAACGGCTGGTTCAGCACGTCAGCGACGACGAGCGGCGCCACATGGCATGGGGCACGTTCACCTGCCGGCGGCACGTCGCGGCTGACGATGCTTGTTGGACCGTGTTCGAAAGCCGGATGAACGAACTCATGCCACTGGTCTTGCAACTCAACAAAGAGGTCCGTGCCCTCCACGGTGATTCGCTACCCTTCGGTATCTCGGGGGACGAGCTGCGCCAGTACTCCACGGCCAAGGGGATGCGGCGGTTCCGGACCATCAGCAGCGCGCGCCACCGCCCACTTGGCGACATCGATATCGACTACTCGCCAATGCAGCTCGAGAACATATTCGCTGACGAGGACCTAGCTGCTGAACGTGCGGGCTACCAGTAA
- a CDS encoding alpha/beta fold hydrolase, translating into MIARLEQHGHTALAPTLAGRGKGADPTVGLGQCTQSLADYIVDRDLTDVILVGHSLGGAVICKVAEAIPERIGRLVFYAAVVPHDGESIYDGYPPIYRLALNQWFAESFDGTITLPFEVWRNGFIPEADLEVAQWAYQQLWPEPCRTVLDRVDLTKFHTLRTPRTFLVGTDDCTMPGGWHPQMTSRVGPFRLLETPGGHELMFTNPDLLADKLIEAARDESLP; encoded by the coding sequence GTGATCGCACGCTTAGAGCAGCACGGACATACCGCGTTAGCGCCCACGCTCGCCGGCCGCGGCAAAGGCGCTGACCCGACAGTAGGTCTGGGTCAGTGCACTCAGTCCCTGGCCGATTACATCGTGGACCGCGATCTGACGGACGTTATCCTCGTCGGCCATAGCCTCGGCGGCGCCGTCATCTGCAAGGTCGCCGAGGCGATCCCCGAGCGTATTGGCCGGCTTGTCTTCTACGCTGCCGTGGTACCTCACGACGGCGAGTCGATATACGACGGCTACCCGCCCATTTACCGCTTGGCGTTGAACCAGTGGTTCGCCGAATCTTTCGACGGCACAATAACGCTGCCATTCGAGGTCTGGCGCAACGGGTTCATTCCGGAGGCCGATCTCGAGGTGGCGCAATGGGCATACCAGCAGCTGTGGCCAGAACCATGCCGAACGGTGCTCGACCGCGTCGACTTGACAAAGTTTCATACTCTGCGAACGCCGCGAACCTTCCTCGTAGGCACCGACGACTGCACGATGCCCGGCGGATGGCATCCCCAAATGACAAGCCGCGTCGGCCCATTTCGGTTACTGGAAACACCGGGCGGACACGAACTGATGTTCACGAACCCGGATCTGTTGGCCGACAAACTCATTGAAGCCGCGCGCGATGAGTCACTTCCATGA
- a CDS encoding LysR family transcriptional regulator, translating to MPTVLQLKTFLAVVDHGGFTSASRKLRLSQPAVSRAVASLERELGLPLLHRQRDGVQLSEAGKRTARHAREALRHLDEMHAEVAAMRGGITGTIRLASLPFTTDVLVAPQLREFSQRHPGVEICVLEGSEPEIRDWLDQGAADAGVISLPARGLTTAFLAAQDMLAVVPAGHRLAARDEISYVELAREPFVRATGGCAQIYMAVANQVGVELDVAFEASGMSAVLAIVRSGMGVSILPAAALIGHPRGIAVRRLVPRTIRNLAVAVSASAGPAARAFLDQIAAMGHS from the coding sequence GTGCCAACCGTGTTGCAGCTCAAGACTTTTTTGGCCGTTGTGGACCATGGCGGCTTCACCTCGGCGAGCCGAAAGCTGCGACTATCTCAACCTGCGGTGAGCCGCGCAGTGGCTAGCCTGGAGAGGGAACTGGGCTTGCCCTTGCTGCATCGCCAACGCGATGGCGTACAGCTGAGCGAGGCGGGGAAGCGCACTGCGCGGCATGCCCGGGAAGCCCTACGGCACTTGGACGAAATGCATGCCGAAGTCGCAGCGATGCGCGGAGGAATCACAGGCACCATCCGCCTAGCCAGCTTGCCGTTCACCACCGACGTCCTCGTCGCTCCTCAGTTGCGCGAGTTCTCCCAACGGCACCCAGGCGTCGAGATCTGCGTCCTGGAAGGTAGCGAACCCGAAATTCGCGACTGGCTTGACCAGGGCGCCGCCGATGCCGGTGTGATTTCCCTTCCCGCAAGAGGACTCACTACTGCATTCCTGGCCGCCCAAGACATGTTGGCAGTCGTTCCCGCAGGTCATCGCTTGGCCGCTCGTGACGAGATCAGCTACGTCGAGCTGGCCAGAGAGCCCTTCGTCCGTGCCACCGGTGGATGCGCGCAGATTTATATGGCGGTAGCGAATCAGGTTGGGGTAGAGCTTGACGTCGCATTCGAGGCCAGCGGGATGTCGGCGGTCCTCGCAATTGTTCGGTCGGGAATGGGCGTCAGTATCCTGCCGGCCGCCGCTCTCATTGGTCATCCCCGCGGGATCGCGGTTCGTAGGCTGGTTCCCAGGACCATTCGCAATCTCGCCGTTGCCGTCAGCGCCAGCGCAGGTCCTGCCGCTCGGGCATTCCTCGACCAGATCGCTGCTATGGGCCACTCCTGA
- a CDS encoding TetR family transcriptional regulator yields the protein MANPMGLRERRRRQTSADIRDAAVRLARARGFDRVTVEEICADAGISPRTFFNYFPNKESAIAYGPSDIPPELVAQFVAAGPAPYSVVLAELITLAAHHLRDVPPARDQAEGMLELAKTTPAVLAAFLADLERFQNHLTDIVARRQGMNPDEEIPALISALALTAVRSGIESWTSGNPKDEDDTPMPYVERAAAIVHSIFTE from the coding sequence ATGGCGAATCCCATGGGTCTTCGCGAGCGGCGACGGCGCCAGACCAGCGCCGATATCCGTGACGCCGCTGTACGCCTGGCCCGCGCACGCGGCTTCGATCGGGTGACCGTCGAGGAAATCTGTGCTGACGCCGGAATATCGCCGCGCACGTTCTTCAACTATTTCCCGAACAAAGAGTCGGCGATCGCCTACGGCCCTTCAGATATCCCGCCCGAGTTGGTTGCCCAATTCGTGGCGGCTGGACCCGCCCCGTACTCGGTGGTCTTAGCCGAACTGATCACCTTGGCGGCACACCATCTGCGTGACGTGCCGCCGGCGCGCGACCAAGCCGAGGGAATGCTCGAACTGGCCAAGACAACCCCGGCGGTGTTGGCGGCGTTCCTGGCGGACCTAGAGCGGTTCCAGAACCATCTCACCGACATCGTCGCACGTCGCCAAGGCATGAATCCTGACGAAGAAATACCCGCGCTGATCTCTGCGTTGGCCCTGACGGCTGTCCGTTCCGGCATCGAGAGTTGGACCAGCGGCAACCCGAAGGACGAAGACGACACGCCCATGCCCTATGTTGAGCGCGCCGCCGCCATCGTTCACAGCATCTTCACGGAGTGA
- a CDS encoding MmpS family transport accessory protein, which translates to MQISRVVRNAWLPLLIVAVVVVGGFAVARVKSFYGADNADAYVSTKIDDSKPFKPKVVKYEIFGSAARANVNYLDLSAEHQRVDGASLPWSLTLSTTAPSVFPNISAQSDGNSLGCRITVDDEVKAENLTNGVHALTFCLVKSA; encoded by the coding sequence GTGCAGATTTCGAGAGTTGTGCGCAACGCCTGGTTGCCGCTGCTGATCGTCGCCGTCGTGGTGGTCGGCGGCTTCGCCGTGGCCAGGGTTAAGTCGTTCTACGGCGCCGACAATGCCGACGCCTACGTCAGCACGAAGATCGATGACTCCAAGCCGTTCAAGCCCAAAGTCGTCAAGTACGAGATCTTCGGCTCGGCGGCGCGCGCCAACGTGAATTACTTGGATCTCAGCGCCGAGCACCAACGGGTGGACGGCGCTTCCCTGCCCTGGTCGCTGACCCTGAGTACCACCGCGCCCTCGGTCTTTCCGAATATCTCCGCGCAGAGCGACGGTAATTCCCTCGGTTGTCGCATCACCGTCGACGACGAAGTCAAAGCCGAGAACCTGACCAACGGCGTGCACGCCCTGACCTTCTGCTTGGTGAAATCAGCATGA